A stretch of DNA from Candidatus Angelobacter sp.:
TCTTCGCCCCGGAACTCCCGTTGTCGCTGGCGCTGGCGACCAAGCTGCCGGTGCGGTCGGCATGGGCATCACGCGCGCCGGAGTCGTCAGCGCGACTATCGGAACTTCCGGCGTCGTTTTTGCTGCTACTGATCGCCCTTCGCTCGATCCCAAAGGCCGCTTGCACACCTTCTGCCACGCCATCCCCGGTCGCTGGCACGTCATGGGCGTCACGCAATCCGCAGGCCTCTCGCTACGCTGGTTCCGCGATCGTTTTGGCGCCGGACCTGACGACGGCCGCGATCCTTATGAACGACTCTCCGCGGAGGCCGCCACTGTTCCAGCGGGCTCCGAGGGAGCCTTTTGGGCGCCCTACTTGATGGGCGAGCGCACGCCGCATCTCGATCCTTTCGCGCGTGCCGCCTTTGTCGGCCTGTCGGCATCTCATACGCGCGCGCACCTTATCCGCGCAGTCCTCGAAGGCGTAACCTACAGCCTGAAAGACACCTTCACGATCTTCGACGAGATCCATGTTCCCGTTGAACGGATCCGCCTCGGCGGTGGAGGCGCTCGCTCGCCGCTCTGGCAGCAAATCCAGGCGGATGTTTACGCACACGAGGTTGAAATCTTAAAAGCGGAAGAAGGCGCGGCCTATGGCGCCGCGATTCTTGCAGGCGTGGGCTCAGGATGCTGGAAAAGTGTGGATGAGGCGTGCGACGCCGCCGTGCGTGTCGCGAAAGTCGTCGGCCCGATCCGCGAAACCAGCGCCGTTATGCAGCGCGGCTATCAAACTTATCGCCGGATTTATCCGGCCTTGCATTCCATCTTCGCCGAAAACAAATCTTCTTCCGCAAACTGAGCTGCGAATCCCTGCGAACAATCGCAAGCGACGCGGCGATTCTCCATCATCCGGCCTTTTTCTGCCCCGGCTTGAAGTGGTAGCAGTACCACGCGCCTATCACAGTCATCAGCGCGCCCCACCAAACGCTCGCGTGCAAGTTGAAAAGCTCTACGGTTGGGTGGGCAGGCGGATTCCACAACTCGTACAGGCCCGCGCCGAAAATCAGCACTCCATTAACCAGCAACGATAACCCGATAAAGAACCAGATAGAAACCATGCTTCCGACCTCCGGGGGCTACCAAAAGTAGATGTTCAGAACGAAGAACACGACACCCACCACACCCGCCCAGAAAATAGGCTTCTGATACACAGGAATACTTCCGACGGACGGAACTGG
This window harbors:
- a CDS encoding FGGY-family carbohydrate kinase, with amino-acid sequence LRPGTPVVAGAGDQAAGAVGMGITRAGVVSATIGTSGVVFAATDRPSLDPKGRLHTFCHAIPGRWHVMGVTQSAGLSLRWFRDRFGAGPDDGRDPYERLSAEAATVPAGSEGAFWAPYLMGERTPHLDPFARAAFVGLSASHTRAHLIRAVLEGVTYSLKDTFTIFDEIHVPVERIRLGGGGARSPLWQQIQADVYAHEVEILKAEEGAAYGAAILAGVGSGCWKSVDEACDAAVRVAKVVGPIRETSAVMQRGYQTYRRIYPALHSIFAENKSSSAN